The following is a genomic window from Verrucomicrobiota bacterium.
CATGGGTGTATGCACATCATCCGGCCATAGGTTGAGGTAGAAGGGTTGGTCTCTCGCGGAAGCTGCTTTGGCAAACGTTACTGCTGCTTCCGTAAACTTCTCGGTAACGAACGCACGGTCATGCCAGATTACCGGGCCGTGACCCAGACTGTCTGAACCCAGGTTGTGCTGAACCGGAGGTTGGTTCCCCGGTGAGTATTTCAAGGGAAGTATTCGGGCGCCAAGTCCTTCGAAGTTGGTAATGGACTCATCAAAACCATACTCGGTTATAAGCGGCGCTTCATGCACATCCCTCTGACCGCCCATGTGCCATTTGCCAAAATGACCTGTCGCATAACCTGCATCGTGGAGGATACGGGCCAGCATGGGTGCTTCGAGATCAAGCCAGTCACGAATCCCTCTTTCCTCATTGGATTTTCGATTGTTGAGATAAGAATTTATGCCCCACCTTTGCGGATATTGACCGGTTGAAATAGCCACCCGCGACGGCGAACAAATCGGCGAGTTAACATAGAATTGTTCAAAGGCGATGCCTTCAGATGCGAGTCGATCGATGTTCGGTGTCGAAGCTTCCGTATTTCCAAAGCACGAAAAATCCCCCCAACCCATATCATCGATAAACACCACGATGATGTTGGGCTTCCCCGCCGTCCCAGAATGTTGGTTCGCAAGTACGGACTCTGAGTAAGAGAGCACAAAAAAGATGGTCCATGTTAGGGGATTTTTAAGTCGAAATGTCATGTGTATCGAATAATTGGAGTTACCTACCCGTTAAGTAAGTTAGCTCAAAGGTTTGGGGATTAGTTAGCTGAGTGTCATCTACTACAGGGACAATATCAAGGTTCTTAAAGTTGTTCCGAAAGGGTACTTAATGTTGTCCAAGAAGCTGGATTGTGATTTTCATACCTCCTTGAACACGGCTATGAAAGCGTGAAAGATTATCTTCAAATTCTGGAATCGATTGGAAGTTAGGAAAATGGCTTTTAAAATTATGACTCACTTACCCTGGAAAAAATTAGGAATAATTACGGGATTATCGGTATTCGCATTGTTGGTGCTTTTCTTTAACCCCGAACCGGATAATCCTCAAGTGGGTAGTATGGCGGCGGTTGCAGCGTTGATGGCCATCCTGTGGTTAACAGAAGCGGTTCCATTGGCAGTGACTGCATTAATCCCCATTGTGGCACTTCCTTTGTTCAGTATTTTGTCAGGTGCGGATGTAGCGAAATCCTATGTGAGTCCGATTGTGTTTCTGTTTATCGGAGGATTTCTTTTGGCATTGTCGATGCAACGATGGAATCTGCACCGGCGGATTGCCCTTACGATTATTTACGCGATCGGTAAACGGGCGGACTTCATGGTGTTTGGGTTTATGGCGGCTTCAGCCTTTCTATCCATGTGGATTTCCAACACGGCTACAGCTGTTATGATGCTTCCCATTGGTTTAGCCATAGTGACAAAAATTGAAGAGGAGTTCGGCGAAACGAAGTCCCACAGCCTAACGATTGCCATAATGTTGGGGATTGCCTATGGATGTTCCATCGGTGGTGTTGCAACATTAGTGGGAACTCCAACCAACCTGGCATTTGTTAGAATCTTTTCGGAGACATTTCCCGAAGCACCACCGATCGCCTTTGGACAGTGGTTAATTATTGGTCTGCCTTATTCGATCACGCTGCTTTTGGTTGTTTGGCTTTTACTTACCAAGCTCCTATGCCGTTTCGACAAAGGCCTGGTTCTTGATCGTTCGGTTATACACCGTGAGCTGAAGCAAATGGGAGCCATGAAATATGAAGAGAAAGTTGTCCTCTCAGTTTTTCTATCCACTGTCATTTTGTGGACATTTCGAAAAGACCTGGTTCTGGGTATATTTACCATTCCCGGGTGGTCTGGTCTGAGTAATGCATTTAGCTTTGTCGATGATGGCACGATCGCGATTGCCTTGAGTATGTTGTTGTTT
Proteins encoded in this region:
- a CDS encoding sulfatase-like hydrolase/transferase gives rise to the protein MTFRLKNPLTWTIFFVLSYSESVLANQHSGTAGKPNIIVVFIDDMGWGDFSCFGNTEASTPNIDRLASEGIAFEQFYVNSPICSPSRVAISTGQYPQRWGINSYLNNRKSNEERGIRDWLDLEAPMLARILHDAGYATGHFGKWHMGGQRDVHEAPLITEYGFDESITNFEGLGARILPLKYSPGNQPPVQHNLGSDSLGHGPVIWHDRAFVTEKFTEAAVTFAKAASARDQPFYLNLWPDDVHTPMHPPLEKWGDGADRHLYLKVLETMDEQLSVLFNLVHNDKKLRENTVIVVCSDNGPEVGFGSAGHLRGHKATLFEGGIRSSLIVWSPGQINKSSMGKRNTDSVFSAIDLAPSLLSIAGVSSDAAFDGENLKDTIIGQSTASRSRPLFFRRPPDREDFRHYKGLPDLAVRDGNWKLLCDYAGTNPELYDLSKDPSETTNVVSENSLIAGKLTHAVLSWNASMPQDNGLKLGRMTREQ
- a CDS encoding SLC13 family permease — protein: MAFKIMTHLPWKKLGIITGLSVFALLVLFFNPEPDNPQVGSMAAVAALMAILWLTEAVPLAVTALIPIVALPLFSILSGADVAKSYVSPIVFLFIGGFLLALSMQRWNLHRRIALTIIYAIGKRADFMVFGFMAASAFLSMWISNTATAVMMLPIGLAIVTKIEEEFGETKSHSLTIAIMLGIAYGCSIGGVATLVGTPTNLAFVRIFSETFPEAPPIAFGQWLIIGLPYSITLLLVVWLLLTKLLCRFDKGLVLDRSVIHRELKQMGAMKYEEKVVLSVFLSTVILWTFRKDLVLGIFTIPGWSGLSNAFSFVDDGTIAIALSMLLFFIPSKQGEPSGRILQGDVFTKIPWDIILLFGGGFALAAGFSASGLSQYIGNTFASLGAVNVFVLVILICLCVTFLTELTSNVATLSMLLPILGSWAVSISVHPLLFAVSATITASMAFMMPVATPPNAVVFGSNRIRIVEMARTGIVLNFVAIGFTFLAVYLLFPYLTGDAIDTFPSWAK